Proteins encoded by one window of Flavobacterium sp. N502540:
- a CDS encoding GTP pyrophosphokinase family protein yields MLILALLIGEMFNLSFIFNKYIVVMKDVILSDFSSEKSSFDLYRQKMESLLFDLLKQENVIIHHISSRTKDSESLSKKIDNRSNKYNSLKDITDLVGIRIISYLESDVDLIAEKISKEFLIDPENSIDKRELNTDQFGYKSLHLVVNLNSTRATLPEYRNYKDFKCEIQIRSILQHAWAEIEHDLGYKGKYAIPDQYKRSFNRLAALLETADLEFDRLKRDLSKYELAVVDLIKTSPQDVKIDQASLQQFNLENNILNEARSLMSKVTGWTYNKDLDTLHGITERFELFGMKTIKDIEDSLKDNNEVFFKYLSEFTKDFKYSEIGSTIVLFYYQHFLAGKTEDVLKITEYQNYGEISIAGKPERFIEIYQKVKLL; encoded by the coding sequence ATGCTTATTTTAGCATTACTAATTGGTGAAATGTTTAATTTAAGTTTCATTTTCAATAAATATATAGTAGTAATGAAAGATGTAATTCTCTCAGATTTCTCTTCTGAAAAAAGTAGTTTTGATTTGTACCGACAAAAAATGGAAAGTTTGTTATTTGATTTGTTGAAACAAGAGAATGTTATTATTCATCATATTAGTTCAAGAACAAAAGATTCTGAAAGTCTTTCAAAAAAAATTGACAATAGGTCAAATAAATACAATTCATTAAAAGATATTACAGATTTAGTGGGTATTCGAATCATTTCTTATCTCGAAAGTGATGTTGATTTGATAGCTGAAAAAATCTCAAAAGAATTTCTAATTGATCCTGAAAATTCAATTGATAAAAGAGAGCTCAATACAGATCAATTTGGATACAAATCTTTACATTTGGTTGTGAATTTAAATAGTACAAGAGCTACTCTACCTGAATATCGAAATTATAAAGATTTTAAGTGTGAAATTCAGATAAGATCAATTTTGCAACATGCATGGGCAGAAATTGAACATGATTTAGGTTATAAAGGTAAATATGCAATTCCAGATCAGTATAAAAGAAGTTTTAATAGACTGGCAGCACTATTGGAGACTGCTGATTTAGAGTTTGATCGATTAAAACGTGATTTGTCAAAATATGAGCTAGCGGTAGTAGATTTAATTAAAACATCCCCACAAGATGTGAAAATTGACCAAGCATCATTACAGCAATTTAATTTAGAAAATAATATCTTGAATGAGGCCCGTAGTTTGATGTCCAAAGTAACTGGTTGGACATATAATAAAGACCTAGATACTTTACATGGAATTACTGAGAGATTTGAATTGTTTGGCATGAAAACTATAAAAGATATTGAGGATTCTTTGAAAGATAATAATGAAGTTTTTTTTAAATATTTAAGTGAATTTACAAAGGATTTCAAATACTCTGAGATAGGTTCAACAATTGTATTATTTTATTACCAACATTTCTTAGCTGGTAAGACGGAAGATGTTTTAAAAATTACTGAATATCAGAACTATGGCGAGATTTCAATAGCTGGTAAACCAGAAAGGTTTATTGAGATTTACCAGAAAGTAAAATTATTATAG
- a CDS encoding TIGR00266 family protein produces the protein MQAHEIDYQIFGEEMQYVEIELDPQEIVIAEAGSFMMMENNIQMETIFGDGSQQQGSGLFGKLLNAGKRVLTGESLFMTAFLNQGNSKSKVSFASPYPGKILPIDLTEFQGKFICQKSSFLCAAKGVSVGIEFSQKLGRGLFGGEGFIMQKIEGDGMAFVHSGGTMAKKVLGPGEVLKVDTGCIIGFTKDVDYDIEFIGGIKNSIFGGEGLFYATLKGPGTVYIQSLPFSRLADRIIASAPKSGGNSRDEGSLLGGLGNLLDGDNRF, from the coding sequence ATGCAAGCACACGAAATAGATTATCAGATTTTTGGTGAAGAAATGCAATATGTTGAAATAGAACTGGACCCGCAGGAAATTGTAATTGCCGAAGCTGGCAGTTTCATGATGATGGAAAACAATATCCAGATGGAAACGATATTTGGAGACGGTTCTCAACAACAAGGCTCAGGTTTGTTTGGCAAACTTTTAAACGCAGGTAAAAGAGTTCTTACTGGCGAAAGTTTATTTATGACAGCATTTTTAAACCAAGGCAATAGCAAAAGCAAAGTTTCATTTGCGTCGCCCTATCCCGGAAAAATTCTTCCAATTGATTTAACAGAATTTCAAGGCAAATTTATCTGCCAAAAAAGCTCGTTTTTATGCGCTGCTAAAGGTGTTTCTGTCGGAATAGAATTTTCTCAGAAACTTGGACGTGGTTTATTTGGCGGTGAAGGCTTTATTATGCAGAAAATCGAAGGAGATGGAATGGCATTTGTACATTCGGGCGGAACAATGGCTAAAAAAGTATTGGGGCCAGGCGAAGTCCTAAAAGTAGATACCGGATGCATCATTGGTTTTACCAAAGACGTAGATTATGATATTGAATTTATTGGTGGAATTAAGAATTCTATTTTTGGTGGCGAAGGATTATTTTATGCCACATTAAAAGGCCCCGGAACGGTTTACATACAATCGTTGCCTTTCTCGAGACTGGCTGACCGCATTATTGCATCGGCACCAAAATCTGGCGGAAACAGCCGTGACGAAGGAAGCCTGCTAGGCGGATTAGGAAATCTTTTAGATGGTGATAACCGATTTTAA
- a CDS encoding aminopeptidase P family protein, with protein MKYHQINSALFVKNRKKFTAEMKPNSVAVFNSNDIYPVSADSTLPFAQHRDIFYLSGVDQEESVLLLFPDAPYEHQKEILFLKETSEHIAIWEGEKLTKERAFQVSGIRTVYWLQDFHKILNEMMTYADTMYINTNEHYRATVETETREARFVKWWKERYPAHNVAKSNPILQRLRSVKESEELDLIQQACDITEKGFRRLLSFVKPNVTEYEIEAELIHEFIRNRSKGFAYTPIIASGNNANVLHYIENNQQCKEGDLILLDVAAEYANYSSDLSRTIPVSGRYNERQKAVYNAVLRVKNEATKMLTPGTLWKQYHIEVGKVMTSELLGLGLIDKADVQNENPEWPAYKKYFMHGTSHHMGLDTHDYGLLHEPMKANMVFTVEPGIYIPAEGFGIRLEDNVVIQEKGEPFNLMRNIPIEADEIESLMNE; from the coding sequence ATGAAATATCACCAAATAAACAGCGCTCTTTTTGTAAAAAACCGCAAAAAATTCACGGCAGAAATGAAACCTAATTCAGTTGCCGTTTTTAATTCTAATGACATTTACCCGGTTAGTGCCGACAGTACTTTACCGTTTGCACAACACCGAGATATTTTTTATCTGAGTGGTGTAGATCAGGAAGAAAGTGTTTTGCTTTTGTTTCCGGATGCGCCTTACGAGCACCAAAAAGAAATTCTTTTCCTAAAAGAAACCAGCGAACACATTGCGATCTGGGAAGGTGAAAAACTGACTAAAGAACGTGCTTTTCAGGTTTCAGGAATCAGAACAGTATATTGGTTACAGGATTTTCATAAGATTTTGAACGAAATGATGACGTATGCCGATACGATGTACATCAACACCAACGAACATTACCGTGCTACAGTGGAGACAGAAACCCGTGAAGCTCGTTTTGTAAAATGGTGGAAAGAGCGTTATCCGGCACACAATGTGGCAAAAAGTAACCCGATTTTACAACGTCTTCGTTCTGTAAAAGAAAGCGAAGAGCTTGATTTGATTCAACAAGCCTGTGACATTACCGAAAAAGGTTTCCGCAGATTACTTTCGTTTGTAAAACCAAATGTTACCGAATATGAAATCGAAGCGGAATTGATTCATGAATTTATCCGTAACCGTTCTAAAGGTTTTGCGTACACGCCAATTATTGCTTCGGGAAATAATGCCAATGTTTTGCATTACATCGAAAACAACCAGCAATGTAAAGAAGGAGATTTAATTTTATTGGATGTTGCTGCCGAATATGCGAACTACTCGAGCGATTTATCCCGAACTATTCCGGTTTCTGGAAGATATAACGAAAGACAAAAAGCAGTTTACAATGCCGTTTTAAGAGTGAAAAACGAAGCTACAAAAATGCTGACTCCGGGAACACTTTGGAAACAATACCACATAGAAGTAGGAAAAGTGATGACGTCTGAATTATTAGGTTTAGGTTTGATCGACAAAGCCGATGTTCAAAACGAAAATCCGGAATGGCCAGCCTACAAAAAATATTTCATGCACGGAACCTCCCACCATATGGGACTTGACACGCACGACTACGGATTACTTCACGAACCCATGAAAGCCAATATGGTTTTTACCGTTGAACCGGGAATCTACATCCCGGCAGAAGGTTTCGGAATTCGTTTAGAAGACAATGTAGTGATTCAGGAAAAAGGAGAACCTTTTAACCTAATGCGTAACATTCCAATTGAAGCTGACGAGATTGAGAGTTTGATGAATGAATAG
- a CDS encoding helix-turn-helix domain-containing protein, producing MSTAKPKHIGRNISRIRELRDMKQEALAQAIGTTQQSISIIEGSESVDDEKLKKIAEALGVPAEVIRNFSEEAVFNIIGNTADNTSSVVSFGCTFNPFDKLLEVVEKNEKLYERLVEAEREKVVLLEKLLK from the coding sequence ATGAGCACAGCAAAACCAAAACATATCGGCCGAAACATAAGCCGAATACGAGAATTGAGAGATATGAAGCAGGAAGCTCTTGCACAGGCAATCGGTACAACCCAACAATCTATCTCTATTATTGAAGGAAGCGAAAGCGTTGACGACGAAAAACTTAAAAAAATCGCCGAAGCTTTAGGCGTACCTGCCGAAGTAATCAGGAATTTTTCGGAAGAAGCTGTTTTTAATATTATTGGGAATACTGCAGACAATACTTCTTCAGTAGTTAGTTTTGGATGTACCTTTAATCCCTTCGATAAACTTCTTGAAGTTGTCGAAAAGAATGAAAAACTTTACGAAAGATTAGTTGAAGCTGAAAGGGAAAAAGTAGTTCTTTTGGAGAAACTATTGAAATAG
- a CDS encoding ferritin, translated as MKDLLRTRTSLVESVENILNLQAKLESDASNKYLAMAAWLDRNGYANTASYLYKQAEEEREHFLKVFKYITDMGGIAITPSIPEVQQEFASLREVFEIALQNEIAVTQAVNKVIAKCRAENDYATEDFMMWYVAEQREEEKNARRALELFELIDESEAAGKFQLDVQIAKIA; from the coding sequence ATGAAAGATTTATTAAGAACACGTACTTCATTAGTTGAAAGTGTAGAAAATATATTAAACTTACAAGCAAAATTAGAAAGTGACGCTTCTAACAAATATTTAGCTATGGCTGCATGGTTAGATAGAAATGGTTATGCTAATACAGCATCTTATTTGTACAAACAAGCCGAAGAAGAAAGAGAGCATTTCCTAAAAGTTTTCAAATATATTACAGATATGGGAGGGATTGCGATTACGCCATCTATTCCAGAAGTACAGCAGGAATTTGCTTCTTTGAGAGAAGTATTTGAAATTGCTTTGCAGAATGAAATTGCAGTTACACAAGCAGTGAATAAAGTAATTGCGAAATGTAGAGCTGAAAATGACTATGCTACAGAAGATTTTATGATGTGGTATGTTGCTGAGCAGAGAGAAGAAGAGAAAAACGCAAGAAGAGCTTTAGAGCTTTTTGAGTTGATTGATGAAAGCGAAGCTGCCGGCAAATTCCAGTTGGATGTGCAAATCGCAAAAATCGCATAA